The following proteins come from a genomic window of Athalia rosae chromosome 1, iyAthRosa1.1, whole genome shotgun sequence:
- the LOC105690471 gene encoding acetyl-CoA carboxylase isoform X3 encodes MRRIIIRGNQLYSRPDSDASEEKDAGLQKSRRKMAESGAEPVSFVVGDPDPDEELETEDRFPGSEHDVVGVVQPATLVPGLAERRKRLRPSMSQGTVMIQAQSRQLEKDFTVATPEEFVRRFGGTQVINKVLIANNGIAAVKCMRSIRRWSYEMFKNERAIRFVVMVTPEDLKANAEYIKMADQYVPVPGGTNNNNYANVELIVDIAIRTQVQAVWAGWGHASENPKLPELLHKNNIIFIGPSERAMWALGDKIASSIVAQTADVPTLPWSGSDLKAHYSGKKIKISSELFKKGCVSTVEECLAAASKIGFPVMVKASEGGGGKGIRKVDNAEELPSLFRQVQTEIPGSPIFIMKLAKCARHLEVQLLADNYGNAISLFGRDCSIQRRHQKIIEEAPAVIAKPEVFEEMEKAAVRLAKMVGYVSAGTVEYLYDTSGRYFFLELNPRLQVEHPCTEMVSDVNLPAAQLQVAMGLPLHHIKDIRLLYGESPWGDTPIDFDQPRHKPQPWGHVIAARITSENPDEGFKPSSGTVQELNFRSSKNVWGYFSVGASGGLHEFADSQFGHCFSWGEDRNQASENLVVALKELSIRGDFRTTVEYLITLLETESFQSNSFDTAWLDLLIAERVQSDKPDVLLAVTCGALHIADRTITAAFTGFQTALEKGQIQASNDLDNVCDVELINDGYKYKVQTAKSGPNSYFLVMNGSYKEVEIHRLSDGGLLLSMDGASFTTYMREEVDRYRIVIGNQTCVFEKDNDPSLLRSPSAGKLISFLVEDGGHVDRGQAYAEIEVMKMVMTVTAGEAGSIFYVKRPGAILEAGVLIAHLELDDPSLVSKALEYTGQFPAPVAPIVPEKLNQLHARYRSALENTLAGYCLPDPYHLPRLRELIEKFMNSLRDPSLPLLELQEVIATISGRIPVSVEKKIRKYMTLYERNITSVLAQFPSQQVASVIDGHAATLSKRTDRDVFFLTTQGIVQLVQRYRNGIRGRMKTAVHELLRQYYTVESQFQQGHYDKCVSALREQYKDEMSMVTATIFSHNNVLKKNVLVTMLIDHLWANEPGLTDELASTLTELTSLNRTEHSRVALRARQVLIAAHQPAYELRHNQMESIFLSAVDMYGHDFHPENLQKLILSETSIFDILHDFFYHSNRAVCNAALEVYVRRAYISYELACLQHLELSGEIPLVHFQFLLPNNHPNRQNQTLVNHRTGAMAAFKDLQEFSQYSDEVLDLLEDLSSRSSVSAKVLEAVETAGSESRHSTSINISLSTAEAAVAEGGDTSGEPVHILSIALQDTGNQDDTVMSRLFEDWCATNKDELVSRGIRRVTFAALKKRQFPKFFTFRQRDGFVEDRIYRHLEPGCAFQLELNRMRTYDLEALPTSNQKMHLYLGQAKVAKGQQVTDYRFFIRSIIRHSDLITKEASFDYLHNEGERVLLEAMDELEVAFSHPLAKRTDCNHIFLNFAPTVIMDPGRIEESVTSMVLRYGPRLWKLRVRQAEIKMTIRPAPGRPTSNVRLFIANDSGYSIDLHLYTEATEPKTGIIRFESYGSTAINANWRPGPMHGLPISTPYLTKDYLQAKRFQAQSSGTTYVYDLPDIFRQQIEKFWDKYIEERPTAAENIKIPSPVLDSVELVLDGDNLVEQKRLPGENDVGMVAWRLSLYTPEFPDGRDIILISNDLTYQIGSFAPKEDLVFCKASERARELGIPRIYFSANSGARIGLAEEVKALFRISWEDENEPEKGFKYIYVTPDDYARLAPYNSIKASLIEDNGEPRYKITDIIGKDDGLGVENLKYAGMIAGETSQAYNEVVTISIVSCRAIGIGSYLLRLGQRVIQIENSHIILTGYRALNTVLGREVYASNNQLGGIQIMHNNGVSHTTEPRDLDGIATVLRWLSYVPKAKGGPLPILSAPHPDPIDREIGYVPTKAPYDPRWMLEGRHSSTDSSVWESGFFDRGSWQEIMRPWAQTVVTGRARLGGIPCGVIAVETRTVELHLPADPANLDSEAKTVSQAGQVWFPDSAYKTAQAIRDFGKEELPLFIFANWRGFSGGMKDMYEQVVKFGAYIVDALREYSRPVIVYIPPNGELRGGAWAVVDPSINPRYMEMFADTTGRGGVLEPEGIVEIKFRHKDLVKTMHRVDPVIRNLKERATASTSAEERASLDTEIRKREQALEPMYHQVAVHFAELHDTPERMLEKGVISEIIPWKKARRMLYWRLRRNLLEDDVTKDVLSTQPSLGVGTVVSMLRRWFVEDRGATESYLWDQDEAVAKWLITQNETEGSVVSRNVNCVRKNAVLIRVKEALECCPEVRLDAVIEIAHRLQAGERAELLRTLSQLETSGQEHHNDSSASS; translated from the exons AGGAAAAGGACGCCGGCCTGCAAAAGTCGCGGCGAAAAATGGCTGAGAGTGGTGCGGAACCGGTGAGCTTCGTTGTCGGTGATCCGGATCCTGACGAAGAATTAGAAACCGAAGATCGATTTCCAGGATCGGAACACGATGTTGTCGGAGTCGTTCAACCTGCTACTCTTGTACCGGGACTTGCTGAGCGCCGAAAACGCCTCAG GCCCAGCATGTCCCAGGGTACGGTGATGATCCAGGCCCAAAGTCGTCAATTGGAGAAGGATTTCACCGTAGCGACGCCTGAAGAATTTGTACGGAGATTCGGCGGAACCCAAGTGATAAACAAA GTTCTGATCGCGAACAATGGGATAGCCGCGGTGAAATGCATGCGATCGATTCGACGATGGTCCTACGAAAtgtttaaaaatgaaagagccATTCGTTTCGTAGTTATGGTCACACCGGAGGATCTAAAAGCTAACGCGGAATACATAAAAATGGCCGATCAGTACGTACCGGTTCCCGGAGGAACAAATAACAACAATTATGCGAACGTTGAATTGATCGTAGACATCGCAATCCGTACTCAAGTTCAGGCTGTATGGGCTGGATGGGGTCACGCATCCGAAAATCCAAAACTACCCGAACTTTTGCataaaaataacataataTTTATCG GACCCTCGGAGAGAGCGATGTGGGCTCTGGGTGACAAAATTGCCTCGAGTATCGTAGCTCAAACCGCAGACGTGCCTACTCTACCGTGGTCCGGATCGGATTTGAAGGCTCATTACAGCggtaaaaagataaaaatatccTCGGAGCTTTTCAAAAAAGGTTGCGTTTCCACCGTGGAAGAGTGTCTCGCCGCAGCTAGCAAAATTGGATTTCCCGTAATGGTGAAAGCGAGCGAGGGCGGTGGTGGCAAGGGGATTCGTAAAGTCGACAACGCCGAAGAATTACCCTCGCTTTTTAG ACAAGTTCAAACGGAAATCCCAGGTTCTCCGATATTCATTATGAAGCTCGCTAAATGCGCCCGTCACTTGGAGGTACAGTTGTTGGCGGACAACTACGGAAATGCTATTTCGCTGTTCGGTCGCGACTGCTCCATCCAAAGAAGAcatcaaaaaatcatcgaagaaGCACCGGCGGTCATCGCGAAACCGGAAGTCTTCGAGGAAATGGAGAAA GCTGCGGTGAGACTGGCGAAGATGGTAGGATACGTGAGCGCGGGAACGGTGGAGTATCTGTACGATACGTCGGGCCGTTACTTCTTTTTGGAACTGAATCCTCGTTTGCAAGTAGAACATCCTTGCACGGAGATGGTCTCCGACGTGAATTTACCCGCCGCCCAACTTCAAGTCGCCATGGGCCTGCCGTTACACCACATAAAAGATATCCGTTTGTTGTACGGAGAGAGTCCGTGGGGTGATACGCCGATCGATTTCGATCAACCGAGACACAAGCCTCAGCCGTGGGGTCACGTGATTGCAGCCAGAATAACGAGTGAAAATCCCGACGAAG GGTTCAAACCAAGTTCCGGAACGGTTCAGGAGTTGAATTTCCGTTCATCGAAGAACGTGTGGGGATATTTTTCGGTCGGAGCGTCCGGGGGTTTACACGAATTTGCCGATTCTCAATTCGGCCACTGTTTCTCGTGGGGAGAAGATCGTAATCAAGCTAGCGAGAATTTGGTCGTTGCTCTGAAGGAATTGAGCATCAGAGGTGATTTCAGAACAACCGTAGAGTACCTTATCACTCTTCTCGAAACTGAGTCCTTTCAGTCGAACAGCTTCGACACTGCGTGGCTCGATTTGCTGATCGCCGAACGAGTACAAAGCGACAAACCGGATGTTTTACTGGCGGTTACATGCGGAGCACTTCATATAGCCGACAGAACCATCACAGCGGCGTTTACGGGCTTCCAAACTGCTCTGGAGAAGGGTCAGATACAAGCCAGTAACGATTTGGACAACGTGTGCGACGTTGAACTTATAAACGATGGATACAAGTATAAAGTACAGACTGCGAAATCGGGCCCAAATTCATACTTCCTCGTTATGAACGGGTCCTACAAAGAAGTGGAGATTCACCGACTTTCCGACGGAGGTCTCTTGCTTTCTATGGACGGTGCCAGTTTCACGACGTACATGAGAGAGGAAGTCGATCGCTATCGTATAGTGATCGGCAATCAAACATGTGTATTTGAAAAGGACAATGACCCATCTTTGTTGAGATCACCTTCGGCTGGAAAGCTAATTAGTTTTCTAGTAGAAGACGGTGGTCACGTGGACCGTGGCCAAGCGTATGCCGAAATCGAGGTGATGAAGATGGTTATGACCGTGACCGCTGGTGAAGCAGGTAGCATATTTTACGTAAAACGACCTGGCGCCATTTTAGAGGCAGGTGTTCTGATCGCCCACTTGGAATTGGATGATCCGTCGCTGGTTAGCAAAGCTCTGGAATACACGGGTCAATTTCCGGCACCGGTGGCACCGATTGTACCGGAAAAACTGAACCAACTTCACGCAAGGTACAGAAGTGCTTTGGAAAATACCCTAGCTGGATACTGCCTGCCCGATCCCTACCATTTGCCGAGGCTTCGAGAGCTCATTGAGAAGTTTATGAATTCTTTGCGTGATCCCAGTTTACCTCTACTGGAACTTCAAGAAGTGATCGCTACCATATCAGGAAGGATTCCTgtttccgttgaaaaaaagattagaaaGTACATGACGCTTTACGAAAGAAACATCACTTCGGTTTTGGCACAGTTTCCGAGCCAGCAAGTTGCTTCCGTGATCGACGGACATGCCGCGACACTTTCCAAACGAACTGATAGAGATGTGTTCTTTTTAACCACTCAGGGCATCGTCCAGCTCGTGCAAAGGTACCGTAACGGAATTCGTGGAAGAATGAAGACTGCCGTCCACGAACTTCTCCGACAATATTATACGGTCGAAAGCCAGTTCCAGCAAGGACACTACGACAAATGTGTATCCGCACTGAGAGAACAATACAAAGATGAAATGAGTATGGTTACCGCTACAATTTTCAGCCATAATAACGTCCTGAAGAAGAACGTTTTGGTGACAATGCTCATCGATCACTTGTGGGCCAACGAACCTGGACTCACAGATGAGTTGGCGAGCACATTGACGGAATTGACGAGCTTGAATCGCACCGAACACAGTCGTGTCGCGTTGAGGGCCAGACAAGTTTTGATAGCAGCTCATCAGCCCGCCTATGAATTGAGACACAATCAAATGGAATCTATATTCCTATCCGCCGTTGATATGTACGGGCATGACTTCCACCCGGAAAATCTGCAGAAGTTAATATTATCGGAGACTTCTATATTCGATATTTTACACGATTTCTTTTACCACTCAAATCGGGCGGTATGCAATGCGGCGCTAGAAGTTTATGTTAGGAGAGCTTACATCAGCTACGAATTGGCTTGTTTGCAGCATCTGGAATTATCTGGAGAAATACCTTTGGTTCACTTCCAATTTCTTTTGCCGAACAACCATCCGAACCGCCAAAATCAGACCCTCGTGAACCACAGAACAGGAGCTATGGCCGCGTTTAAAGATCTTCAAGAATTCAGCCAGTATTCAGACGAAGTACTCGACCTGTTGGAAGATCTGTCGTCTCGAAGTTCGGTTTCCGCCAAAGTTTTGGAAGCAGTGGAGACTGCCGGAAGTGAATCTCGACACAGTACATCTATAAATATTTCTCTGAGTACCGCCGAAGCTGCTGTAGCTGAAGGAGGTGACACATCGGGAGAGCCTGTTCACATTCTGAGTATCGCGTTACAAGACACTGGGAATCAAGACGATACGGTTATGTCGAGACTTTTCGAGGATTGGTGCGCAACCAACAAAGATGAGCTTGTGTCCCGCGGAATCAGGAGAGTAACTTTTGCTGCCTTGAAGAAGAGGCAGTTCCCTAAATTCTTTACTTTCCGACAACGCGATGGATTTGTCGAAGATCGTATCTATCGCCATCTCGAACCTGGATGTGCCTTCCAGTTAGAACTCAACAGAATGAGGACGTACGACCTTGAGGCTCTACCTACTTCGAATCAGAAGATGCATCTATATTTGGGACAAGCCAAG gTTGCCAAGGGCCAGCAAGTTACTGATTATCGATTCTTTATTCGGTCAATCATTCGCCATTCCGATCTCATTACTAAGGAAGCTAGCTTTGATTACTTGCACAACGAGGGCGAACGCGTCCTACTGGAGGCGATGGACGAGCTCGAAGTGGCCTTCTCCCACCCCCTGGCGAAACGCACCGACTGCAACCACATATTTTTGAACTTTGCACCCACGGTCATAATGGATCCCGGTAGGATCGAAGAAAGTGTGACTAGTATGGTACTCAGATACGGTCCAAGATTATGGAAATTACGAGTCAGACAA gctgaaataaaaatgactaTTCGTCCGGCACCAGGGAGACCGACCTCAAATGTTCGACTGTTCATAGCTAACGACAGCGGGTATAGCATTGATCTGCATCTTTATACCGAGGCTACGGAGCCAAAGACTGGCATTATTCGTTTCGAGTCTTATGGGTCCACTGCAATTAATGCAAATTGGCGGCCAGGACCAATGCACGGATTGCCAATTTCCACACCATATTTGACCAAAGATTATCTTCAAGCTAAACGGTTCCAAGCTCAGAGTTCAGGAACAACTTATGTATATGATTTGCCAGATATTTTCAGACAACAGATAGAAAAGTTCTGGGATAAATACATCGAGGAGAGACCTACTGCAG CAGAGAACATCAAGATTCCCAGTCCGGTGTTGGACAGCGTTGAGCTTGTTCTGGACGGTGACAATTTGGTGGAACAAAAACGGCTACCCGGCGAAAACGACGTCGGAATGGTTGCTTGGAGACTCAGCCTTTACACACCAGAGTTTCCAGACGGTAGAGATATCATCCTCATTTCGAATGATCTGACTTATCAAATAGGGTCGTTCGCACCAAAAGAAGATCTAGTATTTTGCAAGGCATCCGAGAGAGCTCGTGAGCTTGGAATACCCAGAATCTACTTTTCTGCAAACTCTGGTGCCAGAATTGGCCTGGCCGAAGAG GTGAAAGCATTGTTCAGAATTTCATGGGAAGACGAAAACGAACCGGAGAAAGGTTTCAAATACATCTACGTTACCCCAGACGATTACGCAAGATTAGCACCGTACAATTCAATCAAAGCGTCATTGATCGAGGACAACGGAGAGCCTCGTTACAAGATAACAGATATAATTGGTAAAGATGACGGACttggtgttgaaaatttgaaatacgcCGGTATGATTGCTGGCGAAACATCTCAAGCATATAACGAG GTGGTCACAATATCCATTGTATCATGCCGCGCGATCGGTATTGGTTCTTATCTGTTACGTCTgggtcaacgagtgatacaaATTGAGAACTCGCACATCATATTGACCGGGTATAGAGCACTGAATACGGTACTGGGTCGTGAGGTATACGCGAGCAACAATCAACTGGGTGGAATCCAAATAATGCACAACAATGGTGTTTCACACACGACCGAACCGAGAGATTTAGATGGAATAGCTACTGTTCTACGGTGGCTGAGCTACGTACCCAAAGCTAAAGGGGGGCCGCTTCCAATTCTGTCCGCACCACATCCTGACCCAATTGACAGAGAAATTGGTTACGTTCCAACAAAGGCCCCGTACGACCCCAGATGGATGCTCGAAGGAAGACATTCTTCCACCGATTCCTCTGTTTGGGAAAGTGGCTTCTTCGATCGGGGCTCGTGGCAG GAAATTATGAGACCTTGGGCACAAACGGTGGTGACGGGTCGCGCCAGGCTCGGAGGTATTCCTTGCGGTGTGATAGCGGTGGAAACACGAACAGTCGAACTACATTTGCCGGCAGACCCCGCAAATTTGGATTCTGAAGCAAAGACGGTATCTCAGGCAGGTCAAGTCTGGTTCCCAGACAGCGCATACAAGACTGCCCAAGCTATTCGTGATTTCGGTAAAGAGGAACTGCCTTTGTTCATATTCGCCAACTGGCGCGGATTTTCCGGAGGCATGAAGG ATATGTACGAACAAGTTGTCAAATTTGGCGCTTACATCGTTGACGCATTAAGAGAGTACTCCAGGCCAGTCATAGTATACATCCCTCCGAACGGAGAACTGAGAGGCGGTGCCTGGGCAGTCGTTGATCCGTCCATTAATCCTAGGTACATGGAAATGTTCGCTGACACGACCGGCAGAGGTGGTGTACTAGAACCGGAAGGAATCGTTGAAATCAAATTCAGACACAAGGATCTTGTAAAAACGATGCATCGGGTCGACCCAGTCATACGCAACTTGAAG GAAAGAGCTACCGCTTCGACCTCCGCTGAAGAGCGTGCCAGCCTGGACACGGAGATTCGCAAAAGAGAACAGGCTCTGGAACCGATGTACCATCAGGTAGCCGTTCACTTTGCGGAGTTACACGACACCCCTGAAAGAATGTTGGAAAAAGGTGTGATTAGCGAGATTATACCGTGGAAGAAGGCACGCCGCATGTTATATTGGCGGCTAAGACGAAATCTTTTGGAGGATGACGTGACAAAAGACGTCCTCTCGACACAGCCTAGTTTGGGTGTTGGAACTGTAGTTTCTATGCTGAGACGCTGGTTCGTCGAAGACAGAGGCGCTACCGAATCGTACTTGTGGGACCAAGACGAGGCCGTAGCCAAATGGTTGATTACCCAAAATGAAACTGAAGGCAGTGTTGTTAGTCGTAACGTAAATTGCGTTAGAAAGAATGCTGTTCTTATTCGCGTTAAAGAGGCTCTCGAATGTTGTCCGGAAGTGAGGTTGGATGCGGTTATAGAAATTGCCCACAGGCTGCAAGCGGGTGAACGAGCTGAACTTCTGCGAACTCTGTCACAGCTCGAAACTTCGGGTCAAGAGCATCACAATGATTCGAGTGCATCTTCGTAG